Proteins encoded in a region of the Gulosibacter sediminis genome:
- a CDS encoding pyruvate carboxylase, which translates to MFKKILVANRGEIAIRGFRAAVELGAKTVAVYPFEDRNSLHRLKADEAYEIGSEGSPVQAYLNIDEIIRVAKLSGADAVYPGYGFLSENADFAKACADNGITFIGPPQTVLASAGNKVHAKQQAIGAGVPVLQSSEPSTDVDALIAAADEIGYPVFAKAVAGGGGRGMRRVERHEDLRGALESAMNEAKSAFGDDTMFIEQAVLRPRHIEVQILADSSGDAVHLFERDCSVQRRHQKVIEIAPAPNLDQSIRDAIYADAVKFAKSINYVNAGTVEFLIDTEGERAGQHVFIEMNPRIQVEHTITEEITDVDLVQSQMRIASGELLADLGLEQEAIERRGYAIQCRITTEDPSQDFRPDSGTITAYRSAGGSGIRIDGGTVATGAEVLPYFDSLLLKLIAHGSDFRTAVSRARRALSEFRIRGIATNIPFIEGVLGDEAFVAGEVSTDFIEKRPELLQYRKSANRGTKILNWLADVTVNKPNGERPATVQPRLKLPALEQAGELRGQRQLLRELGPAGWAAQLRADPRLRVTDTTFRDAHQSLLATRVRTTDLLEVAPHVANELPELLSMEAWGGATYDVALRFLGEDPWERLARLSAELPNIPVQMLLRGRNTVGYTPYPTALTDAFVREATDTGVDIFRIFDALNDVEQMRPAIDAVLETGSAVAEVAMCYTGNLLDPAEELYTLDYYLELAERIVDAGAHVLAIKDMAGLLRPAAATKLVAALRERFDLPVHLHTHDTAGGQLATLVAASNAGVDAVDVAAAPMSGTTSQVSMSALVAALANTERDTGFDLQAVTDLEPYWEAVRAIYRPFESGLPSPTGRVYRHEIPGGQLSNLRQQAIALGLANDFERIEDMYAEADRILGRLPKVTPSSKVVGDLALHLVAVNADPKDFEEHPENYDIPASVTGFLAGELGDLPGGWPEPFRTKALRGQQPNIDVKPLSAQDEADLAGDSATRRATLNRLLFPQPTAIFEDIRALFGDLSKLDTLDYLYGLEPGEEYRVPLEKGVDLFITLEAIGEPDESGTRTVMATLNGQLRPVLVRDRSVKVEEIEREKADPNNAGHVAAPFSGTVTVRVEAGQEVAQGDQIATIEAMKMEAAITASVAGTIERVVLQQASQSVDNGDLVAVIRPADSSGLIGAE; encoded by the coding sequence GTGTTCAAGAAAATTCTCGTCGCGAATCGCGGAGAAATCGCGATTCGTGGTTTCCGGGCCGCGGTCGAACTCGGGGCGAAAACCGTCGCCGTGTATCCGTTCGAAGACCGCAACTCGCTGCACCGGCTCAAGGCCGATGAAGCCTATGAGATTGGCTCGGAGGGCTCGCCCGTGCAGGCGTACCTCAATATCGACGAGATCATTCGGGTCGCGAAGCTTTCGGGTGCCGACGCCGTCTACCCGGGCTACGGCTTCCTCTCTGAGAACGCCGATTTCGCGAAGGCGTGCGCCGACAACGGCATCACCTTCATCGGTCCGCCGCAGACCGTGCTCGCCTCGGCGGGCAACAAGGTGCACGCGAAGCAGCAGGCGATCGGCGCCGGCGTGCCCGTGCTCCAGTCTTCCGAGCCGTCGACCGACGTCGACGCGCTCATCGCGGCCGCTGACGAGATCGGCTACCCGGTGTTTGCCAAGGCCGTCGCCGGCGGCGGCGGGCGAGGGATGCGTCGGGTCGAGCGACACGAAGACCTCCGCGGCGCGCTCGAGTCGGCCATGAACGAGGCGAAGAGCGCCTTCGGCGACGACACCATGTTCATCGAGCAGGCCGTGCTGCGTCCCCGGCACATCGAGGTGCAGATTCTCGCCGACTCGAGCGGCGATGCCGTCCACCTGTTCGAGCGCGACTGCTCGGTACAGCGTCGCCACCAGAAAGTCATCGAGATCGCGCCCGCGCCGAATCTCGACCAGTCGATCCGCGACGCGATCTACGCCGACGCGGTGAAGTTCGCGAAGTCGATCAACTATGTCAACGCGGGCACCGTCGAGTTCCTCATCGACACCGAGGGCGAGCGAGCCGGCCAGCATGTGTTCATTGAGATGAACCCGCGCATCCAGGTCGAGCACACGATCACCGAAGAGATCACCGACGTCGACCTCGTGCAGTCGCAGATGCGCATCGCGTCGGGGGAGTTGCTCGCGGACCTCGGCCTCGAGCAGGAAGCGATTGAACGCCGCGGCTACGCGATCCAGTGCCGCATCACGACGGAAGACCCGTCGCAGGACTTCCGCCCCGACTCGGGCACCATCACCGCCTACCGCTCGGCCGGCGGCTCGGGCATCCGCATCGACGGCGGCACCGTCGCGACCGGTGCCGAGGTGCTGCCTTACTTCGACTCGCTGCTGCTCAAGCTCATCGCTCACGGCAGCGACTTCCGCACCGCCGTGAGCCGGGCCCGGCGCGCGCTGAGCGAGTTCCGCATCCGCGGCATCGCGACGAACATTCCCTTTATTGAGGGTGTGCTCGGCGATGAGGCCTTCGTCGCCGGCGAAGTCTCGACCGATTTCATCGAGAAGCGACCCGAGCTGCTGCAGTACCGCAAGTCGGCGAACCGCGGCACGAAGATCCTCAACTGGCTCGCCGACGTCACGGTGAACAAGCCCAACGGCGAGCGGCCCGCGACGGTACAGCCGCGCCTCAAGCTGCCGGCCCTTGAACAGGCCGGCGAGCTCCGCGGCCAGCGCCAGCTGCTGCGCGAGCTTGGCCCGGCCGGATGGGCGGCGCAGCTGCGCGCCGACCCCCGCCTGCGCGTGACCGACACGACGTTCCGCGACGCGCACCAGTCGCTGCTCGCGACCCGCGTGCGCACGACCGACCTGCTCGAGGTCGCGCCGCACGTCGCGAACGAGTTGCCGGAGCTGCTCTCGATGGAAGCCTGGGGCGGCGCGACCTACGACGTCGCCCTCCGGTTCCTCGGGGAGGACCCGTGGGAGCGCCTCGCGCGCCTCAGCGCCGAACTGCCGAACATCCCGGTGCAGATGCTGCTGCGCGGCCGCAACACCGTCGGCTACACGCCCTACCCGACCGCGCTCACCGACGCGTTCGTGCGTGAGGCGACCGACACGGGCGTCGACATCTTCCGCATCTTCGACGCGCTCAACGACGTCGAGCAGATGCGCCCGGCGATCGACGCCGTGCTCGAGACCGGCAGCGCGGTCGCCGAGGTGGCCATGTGCTACACCGGCAATCTGCTTGACCCGGCCGAGGAGCTCTATACGCTCGACTACTACCTCGAGCTGGCCGAGCGCATCGTCGACGCGGGCGCGCACGTGCTCGCGATCAAGGACATGGCCGGGTTGCTGCGCCCCGCAGCGGCGACGAAGCTGGTCGCGGCGCTGCGCGAGCGCTTTGACCTGCCGGTGCACCTGCACACGCACGACACGGCTGGTGGCCAGCTCGCCACGCTCGTCGCCGCGAGCAACGCCGGGGTGGATGCGGTCGACGTCGCTGCCGCGCCGATGTCGGGCACGACGAGCCAGGTTTCGATGAGCGCGCTTGTCGCGGCGCTTGCGAACACCGAGCGCGACACCGGCTTCGACCTGCAGGCGGTCACCGACCTTGAGCCGTACTGGGAGGCCGTGCGCGCGATCTACCGCCCGTTCGAGTCCGGTCTGCCGTCGCCGACCGGTCGCGTCTACCGCCACGAGATTCCGGGCGGGCAGCTGTCGAACCTGCGCCAGCAGGCGATCGCGCTCGGCCTCGCGAACGACTTCGAGCGCATCGAAGACATGTACGCCGAGGCCGACCGAATCCTCGGCCGCCTGCCGAAGGTGACGCCGTCGTCGAAGGTCGTTGGTGACCTCGCGCTCCACCTCGTGGCCGTCAACGCCGACCCGAAGGACTTCGAGGAGCACCCCGAGAATTACGACATTCCCGCGTCGGTCACGGGCTTCCTTGCCGGCGAACTCGGCGACCTGCCGGGCGGCTGGCCCGAGCCCTTCCGCACGAAGGCACTGCGCGGTCAGCAGCCGAACATCGACGTGAAACCGCTCAGTGCGCAGGACGAGGCCGACCTCGCGGGCGACTCGGCAACTCGTCGGGCGACCCTGAACCGCCTGCTGTTCCCGCAGCCGACCGCGATCTTCGAAGACATCCGCGCGCTGTTCGGCGACCTGTCGAAGCTCGACACGCTTGACTACCTCTACGGGCTCGAGCCCGGCGAGGAGTACCGGGTGCCACTCGAGAAGGGCGTCGACCTATTCATCACGCTCGAGGCGATCGGTGAGCCGGACGAGTCGGGCACCCGCACCGTCATGGCCACGCTGAACGGCCAGCTGCGCCCCGTGCTCGTGCGCGACCGCAGCGTCAAGGTCGAGGAGATCGAGCGCGAGAAGGCCGACCCGAACAACGCGGGCCACGTCGCGGCGCCGTTCTCGGGCACCGTAACGGTGCGCGTCGAGGCGGGCCAGGAGGTCGCGCAGGGCGACCAGATCGCGACCATCGAGGCCATGAAGATGGAGGCGGCAATTACCGCGAGCGTCGCGGGTACGATTGAGCGGGTGGTGCTCCAGCAGGCATCGCAGTCGGTTGACAACGGCGATCTCGTTGCCGTCATCCGACCCGCAGACAGCAGCGGGCTGATCGGCGCCGAATAG
- a CDS encoding MerR family transcriptional regulator produces MSAREGADGQPLHGELLFTDGLPDLDPNLGYRGAVAAKVAGITYRQLDYWARTELVQPTIQNAAGSGSQRLYSFRDILVLKLVKRLLETGISLQQIRIAVEQLHDAGITDLAQTTLMSDGASVYLCTSNDQVIDLVQRGQGVFGIFVGQVLREVETNLVDIETERAEPEDELAARRKKRVS; encoded by the coding sequence ATGAGCGCACGCGAGGGTGCAGACGGACAGCCGCTGCACGGAGAGCTGCTGTTCACCGACGGTCTGCCCGACCTCGACCCGAACCTCGGGTACCGCGGCGCCGTCGCCGCGAAGGTGGCCGGCATCACCTACCGTCAGCTCGACTACTGGGCCCGCACGGAGCTCGTGCAGCCGACCATTCAGAACGCCGCCGGCTCGGGCTCGCAGCGTCTCTACTCGTTCCGCGACATCCTCGTGCTCAAGCTCGTGAAGCGCCTGCTCGAGACGGGCATCTCGCTGCAGCAGATTCGCATCGCCGTCGAGCAGCTGCACGACGCGGGCATCACCGACCTCGCCCAGACGACGCTCATGTCTGACGGTGCGAGCGTCTACCTCTGCACCTCGAACGACCAGGTCATCGACCTCGTCCAGCGCGGCCAGGGTGTCTTCGGCATCTTCGTCGGCCAGGTGCTGCGCGAGGTCGAGACGAACCTCGTCGACATCGAAACCGAGCGGGCCGAGCCCGAGGACGAGCTCGCCGCGCGCCGCAAGAAGCGCGTGAGCTAG
- the ftsR gene encoding transcriptional regulator FtsR — MAASTAAAASSGATPKLSIGQVLQRLGAEHPELTPSKIRFLEEQGLVHPARTEKGYRKYSDQDVQRIRVVLALQRDHYLPLKVIGEYLDAVDRGENPKVPGATSPARAKGEAAASAGLGILETGLELRRDELLQRSGASRDLLEAAHTAGLIARAMRYGEDELVLLTTLVELDGSGIQPRHLRPYRSAAQHDLGLVERAITPLKRGKDAEASARAQEKADELATALERVRSALLRQGLRDRRG; from the coding sequence ATGGCAGCGTCAACTGCGGCGGCCGCGTCGAGTGGCGCGACCCCGAAGCTGTCGATCGGGCAGGTATTGCAGCGCCTCGGCGCCGAGCACCCCGAACTCACCCCGTCGAAGATTCGATTCCTCGAAGAGCAGGGGCTCGTGCATCCTGCCCGCACCGAGAAGGGGTACCGCAAGTACTCCGACCAGGACGTGCAGCGAATCCGCGTCGTGCTCGCGCTGCAGCGCGACCACTATCTGCCGCTCAAGGTGATCGGCGAGTACCTCGACGCGGTCGACCGCGGCGAGAACCCGAAGGTGCCGGGCGCGACGTCGCCGGCACGAGCGAAGGGCGAGGCGGCCGCGTCGGCCGGCCTTGGCATCCTCGAAACCGGGCTCGAGCTGCGCCGGGATGAGCTCCTGCAGCGCTCCGGCGCGAGCCGCGACCTGCTCGAGGCCGCGCACACCGCCGGCCTCATCGCGCGGGCGATGCGCTACGGCGAAGACGAGCTCGTGTTGCTCACGACGCTCGTCGAACTCGACGGTTCGGGCATTCAGCCGCGCCACCTGCGTCCCTATCGTTCGGCGGCGCAGCACGACCTGGGCCTCGTCGAGCGTGCTATCACGCCGCTCAAGCGGGGCAAGGATGCGGAGGCCTCGGCCCGCGCGCAGGAAAAGGCCGACGAACTCGCGACCGCGCTCGAGCGGGTCCGCTCGGCGCTGCTGCGGCAGGGCCTGCGCGACCGTCGAGGCTAG